The Astyanax mexicanus isolate ESR-SI-001 chromosome 4, AstMex3_surface, whole genome shotgun sequence genome segment tcatttagtgggtgttaacatatgaacagctcaggcatgagggattgtggtagctgcctaccgtttcatacacagccagtctatctctgctctctcctactggtatgcagattagctaagtgtcaaacggtcaggttgttaccgtcatttaatggtccatattatgtcaatttacatttgagatttgtaggtataaacatacacatattcacacacatattttttcacagtttattttttcacctgcatatccgattagcctaaattttaccctgtatatttaattcccagcgccagagagctttattttcgtgataaatatttcttaaaactgcattgacactaatgtggtgacgtgtttgtgtgtgttgtgttggtacatgtagatcaggtgcagcagtgctgctggggtttttaaacacagggttcaaacaccttttacaaggtaaaattcaagcacttttcaagcactttcaaggcccattttcaagtttttttcagcacctttgagcaaagtggtaaattaatgataacggtgatatctcaaaactgcaattcagcgataatcaatatattgcaaaactattctccacacttcacagcgactgagctactgagaaaaaaaaacacttctatgtaagtaaatagcaggagttatggatttattggtgtcagtttcacacaagttaaataccaatgttctcaaaatactgagtatctcaacataatgtgtatccagtaaatttcgttccacttcacgattgaaagattattgatctactgttcgaattatgatgtatctggcatgatacgtcataaagacgaaaaggagatccagtccaaaattgtagttccgtcagattttattcaaagaatcttctgagcaaaacagtttttttggatgcatcaaaaattgagtaaaaagattattgaaaaatgaattgaaataaaaaggtgaaaataagaggaaaaccccaaaggtgagaaaagttggggtttccagagttctcggctgtgtgaacaggacctgtggctctgtagtccctctcgggagaagctctcccgcccaactctactcttcttcctagacagagtctaataaaaacaggcattcgcctggcctcagtctaatggtgtgtgaggaggctcctcacaccccccggatcctgatactgataagcagttattcatcctatacgtcagccgagaactcggtcaccccaaccttatcagactatagattacatgtacagaaactcatggttccgctggaaaaaatcaatcatgctaagttgcaagaaaaacggccttgctttgagcacaaggacacaatatacatacattctaagtcacaatgtgaatcatcatgaatcgtgctaaatgcttgaataacatactgattaagtgaaatgctgatttagttacacacagattaaccctttaatcaatgaacaatgaacatagtaaggcaaatctcctccgtattcttacacacttgttaattcttcacaaaaaacaaacaaaaaaatcatatatttatgtttgaagcccaaaatgtggcaaaagtttgaaaagttcaagggggggccgaatacttttgcaaggcactgtatatagtggttgcttgaatgtatgtttggctgtgtacaaaagcttttggctaaatgcttaagttgaaagaatagataagattgcagatcttgcaatattaaagccttttattgaatcacatagatatgaatatgagtaaatacataaggtgatgtaaaacaacgataatagctggtactggataaaacaatcaataaagtaaatggattagatatttttagtacctttagagatataaaaaaaccctttagcaaaacgataccaaataaggaaaagataacagagtatataacttgagcaacacaacacaaccaaatatccctgtagattaacttgcagatttttaatcagactgactgaaccatagaccaatgagaaaaccagtagagcaggggtgtcaaactcattttagccgagggccacattggcatattggctgtcctctgagggccagatggaacttataaatgtaataaaatgtaaccaaatgtaatataaaatgaatgtaattactccttaatgttaaataactctcaatatactatttattcaatcaaatagtacagttgcatggaaaaaatgtttgcttgttgctctattaacataaatccttttaatttgtcatgttatgaaatccaaaaactccatcaatcaagaaccaaactagtcaagtgaataggaatgacataaaatacaagttacattaactttgatcaaaacgtttgatactgaaataaggcttaataaatataaaatcaaaaattgtgagctgttaagaacatgtgatagatttagcatttcctcagatttagcagttcctcatacaaccactagtcggagctgcagcagcagcagcacaagcccgcagtctttactcagtcagagctacagcccagccacgggctacagggctcagctgaggcagtctggagcgtttttacagtttttaaaattcttctgtgtagaaaataaagattttaaccccactaaccggataatacagctctctacagttcatctttcagcccaagcagctaacagcagcagtttagagcagtcgtcacggagtcactgctcggattacattataaacaggtcagttagcgcgctgctaacctcaggatgtttataactacggagtttagtgaacacaccacggctgcaaggttagactgttgaaggctactgaagactaattaaagtctattagaggttattgaaagggttattgggggcagaaatcagtacaggctggttagataagtgattcacgtcctcgtcctttgctgtggtgaaactgtgactagcgctgtcacagtgatgtttattaacgtcattaaaacagattttgtcagctattgtcttataaatatttacacagaacttatatctctcctaacaagcgtttattttggtcagtaacactcttcgtaacataaaaggcataccggtctttcgccttgaagcacagccgtccgtctgcatcagcttctctttttctggacattatgggataaacgtttgtatgtctcaattccacccgcgaagttacgccttccctccggcagggtttccacatcaatgactacactgccgtgtagtggcagtaagccgtaacttcgggggtaatacaatcgacaagcattgtgggaaatgtagtttttggtcaaagaacgcttctgacctatttattatagacactaagatcttacaagctctcgcttggatttggccacatttggcccgcgggccttgtgtttgacacatgtgcagtagagggaatcaaggatcctgcagtcttactgctgcatagcctgctgagtgttgctttcagtatggaaactacagctagaccgtttttttttttttttttaactctgaaaaggattttgttggccttttgttgcaagctaagaatattctctactcctaagaatactctactcctttaaactacgacatctaaattttaaaagactaagtaatgctaatctaacatctggagcaaacactggcagtgccctcgctccaactacaaactacaaacgtggagtggaggaaaaaataaagaaagtttttatatgtaaacaattgagaatgtgttaaggctgtaaatgacataagttgaccaaatgatcatttcctacttatggcaaagcatattcaatttttaaacctaaaaatgtcccagaatgataaaatcctcacttttgtttattattagttctaaagctaatgctgagatttaatatacgattttactctgagctagcatcatcgctttactatttattcagcatatcactgaaaaaattgtaaaaatgtatgttcctagtttatgctgttagtggtaccatttatgattctgtgtgtaaaaacttcttaaaacacaacactaagtgttgaagagctctgcaggcattaactaatgtaggtatacaaacatacataaaaacacagcatgaaattcagtaaacatcatctctggataagattcatttttctgaacctgtaaaaagccatttttaaatgaagttcttgtaacagactgaagattttgtgcatgatgaggtgtttttggctgtctgaaagatttaaggtttgcattttttatggcagaggaacagatttgggatacttttctatcttttgtgaatgcactgatgtaatataagttcactctgtaaagtaaaactcttcccacagtctgagcagtgatacggtttctctcctgtgtgaatgcgctggtgtattttgagattactctgttgagtaaaactcttcccacagtctgagcagtaatacggtttctctcctgtgtgaatgcgttggtgtattttgagatgactctgtctagtaaaactcttcccacagtcgaaacagtaatacggtttctctcctgtgtgaattcgctggtgtattttgagatcactctgtctagtaaaactcttcccacagtctgagcagtgatacggtttctctcctgtgtgaatgcgctggtgttttttgagatcactctgtttagtaaaactcttcccacagtcgaaacagtaatacggtttctctcctgtgtgaatgcgctggtgcagtttgagagtactctgttgattaaaactcttcccacagtctgagcagtgatacggtttctctcctgtgtgaatgcgctggtgtcttttgagatgactctgttcagtaaaactcttcccacagtcgaaacagtaatacggtttctctcctgtgtgaatgcgctggtgcagtttgagagtactctgttcagtaaaactcttcccacagtctgaacagtgatacggtttctctcctgtgtgaatgcgctggtgtattttgagattactctgttgattaaaactcttcccacagtctgagcagtgatacggtttctctcctgtgtgaatgcgctggtgttttttgagatgactctgttgattaaaactcttcccacagtctgagcagtgatacggtttatctcctgtgtgaatgcgctggtgttttgtgagagtactctgttgagtaaaactcttcccacagtctgagcagtgatacggtttctctcctgtgtgaatgcgctggtgttttttgagatcactctcttgattaaaactcttcccacagtctgagcagtgatgtggtttctctcctgtgtgaatgcactggtgttttttgagatcactctctttagtaaaactcttgacagagtgctgatgttcctccatgttgggacttggctccatctgtctgtgaaatgtagcaaacaatttctgcgttttcaggagattcttctggatggcttgtgcttcacctctttcagcagtttaacactgttctttattaaatatcctggttgttttttctggaaaaaacaaagaaaaaaaattgtgtattaaaataaaagcaggtcaattaaccaaaaataactacctacattagttacactatatggagaaaaatactgggacaccttcatactacaataaaggcttcagtacttttatcccattataaattcacagactttttaatatgtagttgtatcttgactgtcagcaggctgcagctgcaaaatgtatgtagcagaaacactgctgctgtcctgagcactgaatacagtgttatactactactttagtagtatcacactttacactataatccatactactaaaacttgaagctcagctgcgctccggtccacacctagaacctcccgctatgaagccgagcggagcgcagtgcggccgaaccgagttcctcgattaggctcggccctgatgcagaattttagattttagatgcagaatgagcacacctgatgcttccacaagtgattaaacaggagagatagttgagggaggcaggtctaattcagtggttcggctttcaaaggtctgataaacttcagcttgctcccaattgtgccggaaagtggagttgaagcacttatgtagtttatgttgtatctaagttatttctagttgatataggtttgtttatttgacggtgatatcgtgttccttttatataaatgaaggctttctgcattctttatcctggatgaggcacttttgttttgatctgttaaatatgttaacaaaaggataagaagctctgcctctgttgtaatgtaaagttatttatattggtaaaatgtaaataggttattggtttgtgtttgacagagatgtcatgtttttatattgctacatgcaaataaaggtgagcattaattcattctgaccattttttaatttctaaagtattatacagttttttatgagaggaggctttaaagacagtaataggtacagatttccattgcagggattcctaacagtttttctgaggccttccaaatatttatatcgatatcgaaattatattgtatcgaccgaaattaaggaatttatcgtgatataaattttggccatatcgtccagcactagctgtaaatatgtcatactgctctaacaaagtgtatctcattttatcttataaatatctttgtaattttctgacttgcagtatatctctacccctcaccttttataatcaaatatttagtttttcaatacaataatttcagtgaccggaagcagaaaaagcctgtattaaatgtatatgcttgatgaagagtctcgacctaccccttcctgtttttatgttctagaaattagataatattactttttttattcaggtgtaggaccatttatgggataatttatctgcatacaatcacaactccagaaatgacattaatctgttttaataaggcagtatgccataaaataagaaataatgttgccaatatttttgaatatcatgaactatattaccctgaaatatggagccatatcacccacccctaattatcacattcagggtagtactttcttgctgttttaagcaaaagaaaaattcacactgttttcatttcctattatatatcttctagagacattttatatatgtttatgtccagtataatttattttactttaatcctgcatatatggagtgcattattacccagcaaaaagctacacatcggcccttcgtgggctaagtgcgggcactgtgggcaggggctagcccattaaaattccaaacaggcccaacatgggttttctgtgggcagcctgttcattggctggcccactcaaatcctataaaaggccgctgtgggctagcctaaactggtccagtgcattaatgcccctgtaggcccagtgtgggaattatttggacagccaacactttgatgcgcccacacaaatcccaggcaggcccactgtgggtcagcccacattcagcctgcaccatttcacaccctgaagggccagtgtgggatatatgtgggcaaagcacagtttagcatgcccacacaaatcccatgcagagccagtgtgggtcagcccaaattcagcctgcaccatttcatacccggtatgggttgtatgtcggcaacctgcactttggcatgtgcacacaaatctcatgcaggcccactgtgggtcagccctaattcagcctgcaccatttacacactgtaggcattgtgggttatttgtgggcagcacgcacacatatgtgagcatgcccacacaaatcctatgctaggttactctgggtcagcccaaatttaccatacaatattttacaatctgaaagtttgtgtcataacaagttcatatgaagggtatctgaatattttttattgtttttgtctgtgagagctaggtagattagctagcttagtggataggagcaacactgtgtgaaatgtagtatcagctctgaaagattttctaaaccaaaagtggagaaaaatcaaggtaccacagcagagttgtgcagagacctttggaggggcacacacacacacacacatagtaacatctcatatttttcaagacatatactgtatagctatacatttttatttataaaaatatttttatttaatattttggatagctacgaatttgctccatggtgctgattcataatctcacctttattattggtagtgctgataataaataaataaaaatattaaattataaatgtttttgagcttgactatacactttgtgtaagccagcaaggttataaaagttacatatttttttatttttgcatgtgatatttaattgtgaggatcatgtaaccaacgaatccacccccctccccctcccccctccctgcacgtgcctttaccacagagcaacgatcaagcttaaaggcaacgtcagtgagtgactttggtctgtcaaagtgactgaaaggtaagttataatttctgttctactgtccgcttttctattttttgctaagatacgctaatgtggtgctaatgcagttaccactctcaggttattgtagcattataagggtagctatgttgaagttagcattgtgctaaaaaagttagcattgtcctaagttagaatgagaatttacctcacatttaaataacacgaggggctcccaagttggcagcttatctcggctcttggagaaagactgctgttaagtaagttaactttatatccaagtatgtcaacaataaccagctaagggagcaatggcttgctaagggaaatattaagggaaatggaaaatggaaagatatccacttaagctaagagaaagatagccagttaagctaagggaaagatagccagttaagctaagggaaagatagccagttaagctaagggaaagatagccagttaagctaagggaaagatagccagttaagctaagggaaagctagccagctaagctaacggaaatatagccagctaagctaagggaaagatatccaactaagctaacggaaatatagccagttaagctaacggaaagctagccagttaagttaagggaaagatattcagttaagctaatgcaaagatagccagttaagctaagggaaagatatcattttaaaaagttttggtatttttgtgaacctgatatcctgatatcggccacctcacatgtttatagaatgtaactacccgtcacacacagtgactgtaaaggctatttatgtttcaccatgaatagcctgaagaaattcaaattcaaataactatcactatataagaatcactgtaatcaaatacagtctgcaaatttctctaaaattaagcattgtacatgaaaagacactaactgatgtagtatttacctgactgcattctcatatctctatatcaggggtgtcaaactcattttggccgagggccacattggcatattggctgtcctccgagggccagatgtaacctataaatgtaataaaatgtaaccaaatgtaatatatgtaattactccttaatgttaaataactctcaatatattatttattcaatcaaatattacagttgcatggaaaaaatgtttgcgtgttgctctattaacataaatccttttaatttgtcatgtcatgaaatccaaaaactccatcaatcaagaaccaaactattcaagtgaatagaaatgacatcaagttatattaactttgatattaataaatataaaatcaaaaattgtgagctgttaagaacatagcatttcctcagatttagcagttcctcatccaaccactagtgggagctgcagcagcagcaacacaagtccgcagtcttcactgagtcagagctacagcccagccacgggctacagggctcagctcagcccagccagtctggagcgattttaacattttaagttcttctgtgtatgaaataaagacttttctaaccggataatacagctctctacagttcatctttcagcccaaccagctaacagcagcagtttagagcagagtcacggaggcactgctaggattacattaaaaacaggtcagttatcgcgctgctaacctcaggatgtttataactacggagtttagtggacacaccatggctgcaaggttagactgttgaaggctactgaagactattaaaggctattggaggttattgaaagggttattggggcagaaatcag includes the following:
- the LOC125801287 gene encoding zinc finger protein 239-like — protein: MEPSPNMEEHQHSVKSFTKESDLKKHQCIHTGEKPHHCSDCGKSFNQESDLKKHQRIHTGEKPYHCSDCGKSFTQQSTLTKHQRIHTGDKPYHCSDCGKSFNQQSHLKKHQRIHTGEKPYHCSDCGKSFNQQSNLKIHQRIHTGEKPYHCSDCGKSFTEQSTLKLHQRIHTGEKPYYCFDCGKSFTEQSHLKRHQRIHTGEKPYHCSDCGKSFNQQSTLKLHQRIHTGEKPYYCFDCGKSFTKQSDLKKHQRIHTGEKPYHCSDCGKSFTRQSDLKIHQRIHTGEKPYYCFDCGKSFTRQSHLKIHQRIHTGEKPYYCSDCGKSFTQQSNLKIHQRIHTGEKPYHCSDCGKSFTLQSELILHQCIHKR